The genomic DNA TGGGAACAGTCCCACGTTCGGCATCCCGCCGCCCAGCTCGATCCTGTCCTCGTCGGGAAGATCCCTCGTCCAGAAAGAATACTGCTTTCTGTATTTATCCCTCTCTGATAGAAACGGCGCGTAGTGCGCCTTCAGGCTCTCGTCGTCTGTCCCAGCCATGATATGTGTCGCTATAGCCCCGTTTGCACCAAGTGTGAACCGACTCTAAACCAACTCGGACGCAGCTTTGCCGTAATCTACCACACAGCGCTCCTTTATATAATTCCTGCTCAGCTCCTGCGCTGTATTTATATACCGCCGGTCAACAGTATCTCCAATCGGGGCTTTGGCGGCGTTCCATCACCCATATCCTCTGTTTTGGTGCTGCGTCAACAACAGAATACCACACGACTACTCCCAATTCCGACCCATGCTGACCCATGCTGACCCTGCTGGCCCTGCCCATCCATTCCCATCCCATCGTATCCTATCGCGTATCCTTTATGACACATCACTGAAATGACAGACACCCGTTCACAATCAGCCTGCCTTACGCACTGAAAACGGCAATCTCCACCGACGGGCAACGGATATAAAAAAGGGCATCATCCGGAACGAGACACCGCTGTCCGAAATAGGAGATTGATTCCGAGGCGAAGCCCTAACTTCAAAACGAAGCCCTACCAGGTGCACCCTTAGGGCACAGATCGGATCTTCGTGCGCGGTGATCCGGGGTGTTGTTGGTTTTGGCCGTATTCTTCACGTTCGACCTCTCATCCTGTCACGAGGGGCAGGTCTGGCAATTCCAAGTGACGCCGCACGTGGAGCGTTTATTATATTATCACTGGCACTGCAGGTGGCAGAGTCGCCGCTAGCACAATACAGCATGGGCTGAAAGGGTCTTTGGGCGGTGCAGCAGTCAGGTATCAACGTGGGCAATATGCTCAATGCATTGAAGAAGTTCAGGGAGGTGACAGTAGATCGTCACAACGGTTATGCGGACTCGAAAACGTGCGTAATATTCGCGGCTTTGTTATTCTCGGTTCTGGCACTTAGAGTAGCTCTGCAAAGAGGGAGGAGTCGGTGAAATGTTGCAGGTGTGTCGCGGGCTGCATCGGTATATAAGTTGGGAGGTGGAGTGGCAGAGGATTGGGAGTTGCGGGCGTGAAGACGGGCGTGACAAGTCAAGACGGGCATATATTCGCTAATGGCTACTGCAGGTACAGAAGATAGCGATTTGTTGTTTCAGTTCAACTCGCCGATCAACGGGTCGTTGGCGTACTTCTACGGCGAGCGGGAGCCCTTGGATGGCGAGGAGGCGAGGGCGGATTTCAGCGCGTCTATGGGCGACACAGGCAGTGGCAGTGCCACTGCCAGTGTGATTGACAGCGTGGTTTCGGGGTCTACTTGTGGCGGCGATGATTTCAGCGATGCAGCAGCCGTGGGTGGCCGCGGCCGCGACAACAGCTATAGCCACAGTCAAAGGCATTTGAAACGCGAGAGCGCATCTGTCCTGTCGCACATGGCGGCGAATTTCAGGCGATTGAAGCCTCAACAGTACCACTCGAAGGTCAGTGTGGCACTCGATAGCACGAAGGCTCTTTCTCAGTACAACAACTATCTGAACGACAAGTTCTCGCACAAGAGGAAACTGTCACAGGACTCCGAACTGATCAGGTTGAGACAGAGGAAACTCGAAGAGCTTGTGGATAAGTTCTGGTTGAAGGACGGCGAAATTGACGAGTCGATGTTCGATTCGTCCAGTGACGAGGAGTAAATACGGTATATTTATAAAATGtgtaaatgaaaaaatggcgATTAATTCTTTGCGTGTCTGGTAATGGTGTCTTCTAGCTGAGCCAGCAATTGTTGCTTACGTTTCGCATCACACCAAGAGCCCTCGATGCTGTTTTTGACGATTTTCCCCCAGGTCTGATGGTCCCAGTGTGGAAAGCTTTCGCTCAACGCGATGTAATTTTCCAAGATATAGCCGCCGAAATAGGCAGGGTCGTCAGAATTAACAGAAAAGGGAATGTCGGCGTCCAAGAACCTTTGGAAGGGGAGTTCGCCCACCGCGGAGACAACTTGCAGTTTCACATTTGAGAGTGGACACATGGTTAGCATTATTCTTTCGCGCGATAATCTTGCCATCA from Zygotorulaspora mrakii chromosome 7, complete sequence includes the following:
- the SPL2 gene encoding Spl2p (similar to Saccharomyces cerevisiae SPL2 (YHR136C); ancestral locus Anc_2.103), with the protein product MATAGTEDSDLLFQFNSPINGSLAYFYGEREPLDGEEARADFSASMGDTGSGSATASVIDSVVSGSTCGGDDFSDAAAVGGRGRDNSYSHSQRHLKRESASVLSHMAANFRRLKPQQYHSKVSVALDSTKALSQYNNYLNDKFSHKRKLSQDSELIRLRQRKLEELVDKFWLKDGEIDESMFDSSSDEE